In Myxococcus stipitatus, a single window of DNA contains:
- a CDS encoding TadE/TadG family type IV pilus assembly protein, whose amino-acid sequence MAPTSRESGQAAVESALTLPLVVFLVLGTLQLFMMLQARILAQVAVYRAVRAGSINHGDCLPMMHAAMVTMLPTVARTDSPAALARAFRQRADNKYRVTSSYGEPFDGPLVEIVRESPDAGWVRGLEHDEDLLFDQPTGDAGLDARTLEIRMVAWYYMRIPFANWVMSRMFLAHFGLKNYTATNPLMPAQKRSDWWLDEPVEIGPDEWPGGDLGERMVQWSNRGHFVFPIQVHAAMRMMTPVMAQNFQRGAACPVGL is encoded by the coding sequence ATGGCACCCACATCCCGTGAATCCGGCCAGGCCGCCGTGGAGTCAGCGCTGACGCTGCCTCTCGTCGTATTCCTGGTTTTGGGTACCTTGCAGCTCTTCATGATGCTGCAGGCGCGGATCCTCGCGCAGGTGGCGGTGTACCGGGCGGTACGGGCGGGCAGCATCAATCACGGCGACTGCCTGCCGATGATGCACGCGGCGATGGTGACGATGCTGCCCACGGTGGCGCGCACCGACAGCCCGGCGGCGCTGGCGCGGGCGTTCCGGCAGCGCGCCGACAACAAGTACCGCGTCACCAGCTCCTATGGAGAGCCGTTCGACGGGCCGCTGGTGGAGATCGTCCGCGAGTCGCCGGACGCGGGCTGGGTGCGGGGGCTGGAGCACGACGAGGACCTGTTGTTCGACCAGCCCACCGGCGACGCGGGGCTGGACGCGCGCACGTTGGAGATCCGCATGGTGGCCTGGTACTACATGCGCATCCCCTTCGCGAACTGGGTGATGAGCCGGATGTTCCTGGCCCACTTCGGTTTGAAGAACTACACGGCGACCAACCCGCTGATGCCGGCGCAGAAGCGCTCGGACTGGTGGCTGGACGAGCCGGTGGAGATTGGCCCCGACGAGTGGCCGGGCGGCGACCTGGGCGAGCGCATGGTGCAGTGGAGCAACCGGGGCCACTTCGTGTTCCCCATCCAGGTGCATGCGGCGATGCGGATGATGACGCCGGTCATGGCCCAGAACTTCCAGCGAGGCGCGGCATGTCCGGTCGGCTTGTGA
- a CDS encoding pilus assembly protein — protein MSGRLVKSSSRGQALVLFALTLLLLALMVLLTLGFGVRAKEHIELQMATDAAAYSQAVATARTFNAISVMNRAQVAHMVAMAGTQALISRSSQVFAAHSVCQTAFPQPMWHVLDTAAANQTRSLQGRAGGLYRAGLNIYASLLRDHIQGQKLALSIARAANGELQATPEGAAKSFSELNGAEAVPEHGDLMNAARRGDARCGGAVCAVGGGSTSSLNATMGSLGWTWVHNRPTGSAGFGTGGAAQSTAFRHYGSAGSMDPSTYDTVSGRNSWGHDHGNGVLPTRCVNTPPGVVPVSDAWVMSDEEQTHEDQHVYGVRAPPGQTPEDGKPMYEQHTLGACVVCPGIWPFSMAYNVDELRRGEANQYGQPKLYAVIHRDYGSDQRRAHPDPWNLFFRFRFSQESDTEFDNAIPLGRSRPTGRESVQRNQVALSAGIVYYHRPYAAAAGGGWREPPNFLNPFWRATLVSAEGADDDKPANSLSTAGFAEHARVLRELEEAGYRGGSRRGAGY, from the coding sequence ATGTCCGGTCGGCTTGTGAAGTCCTCGTCCCGGGGCCAGGCCCTGGTCCTGTTCGCGCTCACGCTGCTGCTGTTGGCGCTGATGGTGCTGCTGACGCTCGGCTTCGGCGTGCGCGCCAAGGAGCACATCGAGCTGCAGATGGCGACCGACGCGGCGGCCTACAGCCAGGCGGTGGCGACGGCGCGCACGTTCAACGCCATCTCCGTGATGAACCGCGCGCAGGTGGCGCACATGGTGGCCATGGCCGGCACCCAGGCGCTCATCAGCCGCAGCAGCCAGGTGTTCGCGGCGCACTCGGTCTGCCAGACGGCCTTCCCGCAGCCCATGTGGCACGTGCTCGACACGGCGGCGGCCAACCAGACGCGCAGCCTCCAGGGGCGGGCGGGTGGCCTGTACCGGGCGGGGCTCAACATCTACGCGTCGCTTCTGCGCGACCACATCCAGGGGCAGAAGCTGGCGCTGAGCATCGCCCGCGCGGCGAACGGCGAGCTGCAAGCCACGCCGGAGGGCGCGGCGAAGAGCTTCTCCGAGCTCAACGGCGCGGAGGCGGTGCCGGAGCACGGGGACCTGATGAACGCGGCGCGCCGAGGCGACGCGCGCTGTGGCGGCGCGGTGTGCGCGGTGGGCGGCGGTTCGACGTCCAGCCTCAACGCGACCATGGGCAGCCTGGGGTGGACGTGGGTGCACAACCGGCCCACGGGCAGCGCGGGCTTCGGCACCGGTGGCGCGGCCCAGTCCACGGCCTTCCGCCACTACGGCAGCGCGGGCTCCATGGACCCCTCCACGTACGACACGGTGTCCGGTCGCAACTCCTGGGGGCACGACCACGGCAACGGGGTGCTGCCCACCCGGTGCGTCAACACGCCGCCCGGCGTGGTGCCGGTGTCGGACGCGTGGGTGATGTCCGACGAGGAGCAGACCCACGAGGACCAGCACGTGTACGGCGTGCGCGCGCCGCCGGGGCAGACGCCGGAGGACGGCAAGCCCATGTACGAACAGCACACGCTGGGCGCGTGCGTGGTGTGTCCGGGCATCTGGCCCTTCTCCATGGCGTACAACGTGGACGAGCTCCGGCGCGGCGAGGCCAACCAGTACGGCCAGCCGAAGCTGTACGCGGTCATCCACCGCGACTACGGCAGCGACCAGCGCCGCGCGCATCCGGACCCGTGGAACCTGTTCTTCCGCTTCCGCTTCTCCCAGGAGAGCGACACGGAGTTCGACAACGCCATTCCGCTCGGGCGCTCGCGGCCCACCGGGCGCGAGAGCGTGCAGCGCAACCAGGTGGCGCTGTCGGCGGGCATCGTCTACTACCACCGGCCCTACGCGGCGGCGGCGGGAGGCGGGTGGCGCGAGCCCCCCAACTTCCTCAACCCGTTCTGGCGCGCGACGCTGGTGAGCGCCGAGGGCGCCGACGACGACAAGCCGGCCAACAGCCTGTCGACGGCGGGCTTCGCCGAGCACGCGCGGGTGCTGCGCGAGCTGGAGGAAGCGGGCTATCGCGGCGGCAGCCGGCGAGGGGCGGGGTACTGA